The following coding sequences lie in one Pirellulales bacterium genomic window:
- a CDS encoding acyl carrier protein: MSTHTTPEDLISLLRRQLRIQFPIRLDTPLLSGGLIDSFGLAGLLTEIEHEFGASIDPAAIGVDNFDTAEQMFRLIRGQ; the protein is encoded by the coding sequence ATGTCCACTCACACCACGCCCGAGGACCTCATCAGTCTTTTGCGGCGCCAACTGCGAATCCAATTCCCGATTCGACTCGACACGCCGCTTCTTAGCGGCGGGTTGATCGACAGCTTCGGCCTGGCCGGGTTGCTGACGGAGATCGAGCACGAGTTTGGTGCGTCGATCGATCCGGCTGCGATCGGCGTTGACAATTTCGATACGGCCGAGCAAATGTTTCGGCTGATCCGTGGCCAATGA
- a CDS encoding transposase, with the protein MVTCDRAKMYWTLDRLQWCWAHLKRDFQALIDSGDPQAKRLGHELMRPTREMFHSWARYRDGTLSHRGLKRVMQPICRKVESLLLRGTFSGNPRIGGMCRELYDHRQWLWTFLEVD; encoded by the coding sequence GTGGTGACCTGCGACCGGGCCAAGATGTACTGGACGCTGGACCGATTGCAGTGGTGCTGGGCCCATTTGAAACGCGACTTTCAAGCCCTCATCGACAGCGGCGATCCGCAAGCGAAGCGGCTGGGACATGAGTTGATGCGGCCCACGCGGGAAATGTTTCATTCCTGGGCGCGTTATCGTGACGGCACTCTTTCTCATCGTGGACTCAAGCGCGTGATGCAACCAATCTGCCGGAAGGTGGAAAGCCTGCTGCTGCGCGGGACCTTCAGCGGCAACCCGCGAATTGGCGGCATGTGTCGGGAACTTTACGACCATCGCCAGTGGCTGTGGACGTTCCTGGAGGTCGACTGA
- a CDS encoding CatB-related O-acetyltransferase yields the protein MMNPEPIVRDNIEIGRFTYFPEDFEFKTWVPGEKIVIGSFCSIGNHVFICTGGNHRSDIASTYPFDFFFLGRPKPNRCYQGTRTTTIGNDVWLGRRSTIMGGANIGHGAVVAAYSAVFSDVPPYAIVAGNPAQVIRYRFSRSVIERMLSIAWWDWPEAKLRADVEWFYRPINEFVEHFSPQKDSNDVHSHHARGPHQSFAAPTANPIPDSTRHAAS from the coding sequence ATGATGAACCCCGAACCGATCGTACGGGATAACATCGAGATTGGTCGCTTCACTTATTTCCCTGAGGATTTCGAGTTTAAGACTTGGGTCCCCGGAGAAAAGATCGTCATCGGCAGCTTTTGCTCGATCGGGAACCACGTGTTCATCTGCACCGGCGGGAATCATCGCTCCGACATCGCCTCGACCTATCCGTTTGACTTTTTCTTCCTCGGCCGTCCCAAGCCGAATCGCTGCTATCAAGGGACCCGCACGACCACGATCGGCAATGATGTCTGGCTCGGTCGGCGATCGACGATCATGGGGGGCGCGAACATCGGCCACGGCGCCGTGGTGGCGGCCTATTCCGCCGTGTTCTCCGACGTCCCTCCCTATGCCATTGTGGCCGGTAATCCGGCTCAGGTGATTCGCTATCGCTTCAGCCGGTCGGTCATCGAGCGGATGCTGAGCATCGCCTGGTGGGATTGGCCCGAGGCGAAACTGCGAGCTGATGTGGAATGGTTCTATCGACCGATCAACGAATTCGTGGAACATTTTTCTCCGCAGAAGGACTCGAACGATGTCCACTCACACCACGCCCGAGGACCTCATCAGTCTTTTGCGGCGCCAACTGCGAATCCAATTCCCGATTCGACTCGACACGCCGCTTCTTAG